In Companilactobacillus allii, one genomic interval encodes:
- a CDS encoding aminotransferase class I/II-fold pyridoxal phosphate-dependent enzyme — protein sequence MPKLDSSVKDVVNETIAPMGISQIRYFAQKFAKIPGIIKLTLGEPDFNVPEHVKQAAIKSIQDDKSHYSEQRGTIGLRKAVSSYLNKQYDVTYDPESEVIVTIGATEAVFISLAAIINPGDKVIVPTPTFALYLPIIQVLGGIPIQVDTTPDNFRLTGKKLAEVIDQEGAQNVKALILNFPGNPTGFVYSKEQLEEIVDVVKDKSMFVISDEIYAELTYGRKHVSLAKLMPGKTILINGLSKSHAMTGYRIGYVAAPADFIENAGKMHAYTVTAPSNPAQYAAQEALENGIEDPIEMRKIYQERRDYIVGQLNDIGYKTILPEGAFYTFSKIPDKFNMSEVEFAEKLAEQGKVGVTPGSAFGKGGEGHFRMSYASSMEDIQEAMKRLRKFTESLEN from the coding sequence ATGCCAAAATTAGATTCATCTGTTAAAGATGTTGTAAACGAAACAATTGCACCAATGGGGATTTCTCAGATAAGATACTTCGCACAAAAATTTGCTAAAATTCCTGGCATCATCAAATTGACATTGGGTGAACCAGATTTCAATGTACCAGAGCACGTTAAGCAAGCTGCCATTAAGAGTATTCAAGATGACAAATCGCATTACTCTGAACAACGTGGAACAATTGGTTTGAGAAAGGCTGTTTCAAGCTATTTAAATAAGCAATACGATGTAACTTATGATCCAGAGTCTGAGGTTATCGTGACTATTGGTGCTACTGAAGCAGTATTCATCTCACTAGCCGCTATTATCAATCCTGGTGATAAGGTGATTGTACCTACGCCAACGTTTGCCTTGTATTTACCAATCATTCAAGTATTAGGTGGAATACCTATTCAAGTTGACACAACACCAGATAACTTCAGATTAACTGGTAAGAAGTTGGCAGAAGTGATCGATCAAGAGGGAGCTCAAAATGTTAAGGCTTTGATCCTTAACTTCCCAGGTAATCCTACTGGTTTTGTCTATTCAAAGGAACAACTAGAAGAAATTGTCGATGTTGTTAAAGACAAATCTATGTTTGTTATTTCAGACGAAATTTATGCAGAATTAACATACGGTAGAAAGCATGTATCACTTGCCAAATTGATGCCCGGAAAAACGATTCTGATCAATGGACTATCAAAATCACATGCAATGACTGGATATAGAATTGGTTATGTCGCTGCTCCAGCAGATTTTATTGAGAACGCAGGGAAAATGCATGCATATACTGTAACTGCACCGTCAAATCCAGCTCAATATGCTGCACAAGAGGCGCTTGAAAACGGAATTGAAGATCCAATCGAAATGAGAAAGATTTATCAAGAACGTCGTGATTATATTGTTGGTCAATTAAACGATATTGGGTATAAAACAATTTTGCCAGAAGGAGCATTCTACACTTTCTCCAAAATTCCTGATAAATTTAATATGAGTGAAGTTGAATTTGCTGAAAAACTTGCTGAACAAGGAAAAGTGGGAGTTACTCCTGGATCTGCGTTTGGTAAAGGTGGAGAAGGTCATTTTAGAATGTCTTATGCATCATCTATGGAAGATATTCAAGAGGCTATGAAGCGACTACGTAAATTTACAGAGTCACTAGAAAATTAA
- a CDS encoding N-acetyldiaminopimelate deacetylase: protein MMTLTSDDLIQIRRNFHQIPELALHEVQTHAYIKEIVSSFSQEFLELKEIPELPTALLVHVKGSDPSRTIGYRADIDALPVTENNDLSYVSKNSGVMHACGHDIHMTVALGILNYYSIHQPKDNLVFFFQPAEESESGGRKAYDLGAFTGIYHIDEFYGLHDNADLPTGVIGCRIGTLFAGTTEVNVIIHGKSGHAAYPHEANDAIVIAANFISQIQTIISRNIDPTKCGVITFGKLEAGSIRNVISGTARVEGTIRGLTQDMIEFIRQRIIEVTKGLEISFNAKIDVEYNQGGYFPVENNTELTTRFINYMKKSDAKYKDVAPAMTGEDFGYLLNKIPGTMFWLGVDSPGSLHSSDFLPHEKAIDDGIKAFTGFLNYRMNSEEN from the coding sequence ATCATGACTTTAACTTCAGATGATCTTATCCAGATTAGAAGAAACTTTCATCAAATACCAGAATTAGCGCTGCACGAAGTTCAAACACACGCTTATATAAAAGAGATAGTTTCAAGTTTTTCACAGGAATTTTTAGAATTAAAAGAAATACCTGAATTACCCACTGCGTTGTTGGTACATGTAAAAGGGAGTGACCCAAGTCGAACTATTGGTTATCGTGCCGATATCGATGCTTTACCAGTCACTGAAAATAATGACTTATCCTATGTATCAAAAAATAGTGGAGTCATGCATGCTTGTGGTCATGATATTCATATGACTGTGGCTTTAGGAATTTTAAATTATTATTCTATTCATCAACCAAAGGATAACTTGGTATTTTTCTTTCAACCAGCTGAAGAGAGTGAAAGTGGTGGAAGAAAGGCCTATGATCTCGGGGCATTTACGGGTATTTATCATATTGATGAATTCTATGGTTTGCATGATAATGCAGATTTACCAACTGGTGTAATTGGATGTCGTATTGGAACTTTATTTGCTGGTACGACTGAGGTCAATGTCATTATTCATGGGAAGAGTGGACATGCGGCATATCCACATGAAGCTAATGATGCAATTGTTATTGCTGCTAATTTCATTTCACAAATTCAAACGATAATTTCAAGAAATATTGATCCAACGAAGTGTGGCGTCATTACTTTTGGGAAACTTGAAGCTGGTAGCATTAGAAATGTCATTTCTGGTACGGCCAGAGTTGAGGGTACGATCAGAGGATTGACACAAGACATGATCGAATTCATTCGTCAAAGAATAATTGAGGTCACTAAGGGATTAGAAATATCCTTTAATGCCAAGATAGATGTTGAATATAATCAAGGTGGATATTTCCCAGTTGAGAATAATACAGAATTAACGACTAGATTTATTAATTATATGAAAAAATCTGATGCTAAATATAAAGATGTTGCACCAGCTATGACAGGTGAAGATTTTGGTTATTTGCTAAATAAAATCCCTGGTACGATGTTTTGGCTAGGTGTAGATAGTCCTGGTTCACTACATTCATCAGATTTTTTACCACACGAAAAGGCAATTGATGATGGTATTAAGGCGTTCACTGGCTTTTTAAATTACCGGATGAATTCGGAGGAGAACTAA
- a CDS encoding aminotransferase class I/II-fold pyridoxal phosphate-dependent enzyme, whose amino-acid sequence MPELAKSVSSICNKLVKPLGDDKILEFNAAISGIPGIVKLTLGEPDFNVPEHVKDAAIKSIEDNDSHYTPQKGIPGLRKAISNYLATDYDVTYDPDTEVIVTIGATEAIYTSLYTIMNPGDKIIVPTPTFSIYMDDIKILGGIPVEVDTSSDGFKITPEKLQHVLENEGAGAKAMIINYPGNPTGVVYDRAEIEALAEVLRDKGIFVISDEIYSQLVYGEKHVSFANVLPEQTILINGLSKSHAMTGYRIGYIAAPKDFVSEAAKVHSFTVTCPSNPAQYAAQEALENGLDDPIEMRKVYKKRRDYIVKELNKLGYETVEPNGAFYVFPKIPVEFNLTSDQFCRRLASEAKLGVVPGDAFGAAGEGYFRISYATSMDLIKEGIKRLTQFTNELLQKN is encoded by the coding sequence ATGCCAGAGTTAGCAAAGAGTGTTTCAAGTATTTGTAATAAATTGGTCAAACCTCTCGGGGATGACAAGATTCTTGAATTTAATGCTGCAATTTCAGGTATTCCTGGGATTGTTAAATTAACATTGGGTGAACCAGATTTCAATGTTCCAGAACATGTTAAAGATGCAGCAATTAAGAGCATTGAGGACAATGATTCACACTATACACCTCAAAAGGGTATCCCTGGTTTACGTAAGGCAATAAGCAACTATTTGGCTACAGATTACGATGTAACTTATGATCCAGATACTGAAGTCATTGTAACTATCGGTGCCACTGAAGCTATATATACCTCTTTATACACGATCATGAATCCTGGAGATAAAATAATTGTACCTACACCTACTTTCTCAATTTATATGGATGACATAAAGATTCTAGGTGGTATACCTGTTGAGGTTGATACTTCTAGTGACGGTTTCAAAATAACACCTGAAAAACTTCAACATGTACTTGAAAATGAAGGTGCTGGCGCTAAAGCCATGATTATTAATTATCCTGGTAATCCTACTGGGGTCGTATATGATCGTGCTGAAATTGAAGCACTAGCTGAAGTCTTGAGAGATAAGGGGATATTTGTTATATCAGATGAAATCTATAGTCAATTAGTTTATGGAGAAAAACATGTTTCATTTGCTAATGTATTACCAGAACAAACTATTTTGATTAATGGATTGTCAAAGTCGCATGCGATGACTGGATACCGAATTGGATATATTGCTGCACCTAAAGACTTTGTCTCCGAGGCAGCTAAAGTACATTCATTTACTGTTACTTGTCCATCAAATCCAGCACAATATGCAGCACAAGAAGCTTTGGAAAATGGCTTAGATGATCCTATTGAAATGCGAAAAGTATATAAAAAACGTCGAGATTACATTGTTAAAGAGTTAAATAAACTGGGTTATGAAACCGTAGAGCCAAATGGAGCATTCTATGTATTCCCTAAGATTCCGGTAGAATTCAATTTAACTTCTGATCAGTTCTGTCGTAGATTGGCATCAGAAGCTAAGCTTGGTGTAGTTCCAGGGGATGCCTTTGGAGCAGCAGGTGAAGGTTATTTCAGAATTTCTTATGCCACTTCAATGGATCTTATAAAAGAGGGTATTAAGCGATTAACACAATTTACTAACGAATTATTACAAAAAAACTAA
- a CDS encoding aspartate kinase — MKVVKFGGSSLADGEHFQKVIDIVSNDSDRKVVVTSAPGKRFDGDIKVTDLLIQYANKVLAKEDYHEICDQIASRYQEISDFYKLEDTTMHTIKTKLLNLASETYVDDDHLLATFKAHGEYLNAIMLADVLNNQGISAKFMNPKDAGFLVGGEPNNADVLPETYSNLDKITFDTTKIIFPGFFGYSKDGSIYTFTRGGSDITGAILSRGFHADMYENFTDVDAIYVANNHIVDHPQAIKKMSYREMRELSYAGFSVFQDEAIIPAVEGQIPVNVKNTNNPSAPGTLIVPSQFLFNPANPITGIASSKRFSALYLHRYLLNKEVGFTLKLLQIFYKYNISYEHMPSGIDDLTIIFDKSKLTDETIKNLCNEIKKVLQPDYLEWIDDYAIIMVVGEGLAHTIDTMGEIIDSLTQNNIAIHMLNQGASRISVMIGTQSKDADKAVRAIYNTFFN; from the coding sequence GTGAAAGTCGTCAAGTTTGGCGGTAGTTCATTAGCAGATGGTGAACATTTTCAAAAGGTTATAGACATCGTAAGCAATGATAGCGATAGAAAAGTGGTTGTAACTTCAGCTCCCGGTAAACGATTTGATGGGGATATCAAAGTTACCGATTTATTAATTCAATATGCAAATAAAGTATTAGCTAAAGAAGATTATCATGAAATATGTGATCAAATAGCATCCAGATATCAAGAAATAAGTGACTTTTATAAATTAGAAGATACAACAATGCATACTATTAAAACTAAACTTCTAAATTTAGCAAGTGAAACATATGTCGATGATGATCATCTACTGGCAACATTTAAAGCACACGGTGAATATTTAAATGCCATCATGTTAGCTGATGTATTAAACAATCAAGGTATCAGTGCTAAATTCATGAATCCCAAAGATGCAGGGTTCCTTGTTGGAGGAGAACCAAACAACGCTGATGTTTTACCAGAGACCTACTCCAATCTGGATAAAATAACATTCGATACTACAAAAATAATTTTCCCAGGATTCTTTGGATACAGTAAAGATGGTTCAATTTACACATTTACACGTGGTGGTTCAGATATAACTGGAGCCATTTTGAGTCGTGGGTTTCATGCTGATATGTATGAGAATTTCACAGATGTTGATGCAATCTATGTAGCAAACAATCATATTGTTGATCATCCACAGGCAATCAAAAAAATGTCTTATAGGGAGATGCGTGAATTATCATATGCTGGATTCTCAGTTTTCCAAGATGAAGCAATTATCCCTGCAGTTGAAGGACAAATTCCTGTCAATGTTAAAAACACTAATAATCCAAGCGCACCAGGAACTTTAATAGTTCCTTCTCAATTCTTATTCAATCCAGCTAATCCAATTACTGGAATTGCAAGTTCAAAAAGATTCTCAGCCTTGTATTTGCACCGTTATCTGTTGAATAAAGAAGTCGGATTCACATTAAAACTTCTACAAATATTTTATAAATATAATATTTCATATGAACATATGCCATCAGGTATTGATGATTTAACAATAATTTTTGATAAAAGTAAATTAACCGATGAGACCATAAAAAATCTTTGTAACGAAATCAAAAAAGTCCTCCAACCAGACTATTTAGAATGGATTGACGATTATGCCATTATAATGGTAGTTGGTGAAGGACTTGCCCATACTATAGACACTATGGGTGAAATAATTGATTCATTGACACAAAATAACATTGCAATTCATATGCTAAACCAAGGTGCATCACGCATTTCAGTCATGATTGGAACACAATCAAAAGATGCCGATAAGGCCGTACGTGCAATCTACAATACATTTTTCAATTAA
- a CDS encoding AzlC family ABC transporter permease, with amino-acid sequence MSEAKKVNGYTTFQDGIRSCLPTVLGYLGIGFSFGIVGINSHLNLFEITLMSAVVYGGSSQFVLCGLLLANTSITGIVMTVFLVNLRHLLMSMTASPYFREETLLSNISIGSLLTDESFAVFSTAVAQDKHFSLRWMEGLNITAYITWILATLLGGLVGNFISDPDKFGLDFALTAMFAGLFLTQFKWELSKNTKKAISVVVTVGVSLVILLYFVSSSVAVIISALLGCLVGGILDDK; translated from the coding sequence GTGAGTGAAGCAAAAAAAGTTAACGGTTATACGACTTTTCAAGATGGAATTAGAAGTTGTTTACCAACAGTATTAGGATATTTAGGAATTGGATTTTCATTTGGTATTGTAGGTATTAATTCTCATCTCAACTTGTTTGAGATTACATTGATGTCTGCTGTGGTTTATGGTGGAAGCTCACAATTTGTATTGTGTGGTTTATTACTGGCCAATACATCAATCACCGGTATCGTTATGACGGTGTTTTTGGTTAATTTACGGCACTTATTAATGAGTATGACTGCAAGTCCGTATTTTAGAGAAGAGACATTATTGAGTAATATTTCTATAGGTTCATTATTAACTGATGAGTCCTTCGCGGTATTTTCAACTGCAGTTGCACAGGATAAGCACTTCTCGTTAAGATGGATGGAAGGATTAAACATCACTGCATATATAACTTGGATTCTTGCTACACTTTTGGGAGGATTAGTGGGTAATTTTATTAGTGACCCCGATAAGTTTGGGTTGGACTTTGCTTTAACAGCAATGTTTGCTGGATTGTTTCTAACGCAGTTTAAGTGGGAATTATCAAAGAATACTAAAAAAGCTATTTCTGTTGTTGTTACGGTAGGAGTTAGTCTTGTAATTCTCTTATATTTTGTAAGTTCGTCTGTAGCTGTGATTATTTCAGCTTTATTGGGATGTTTAGTAGGGGGTATTTTGGATGATAAGTAG
- the lysA gene encoding diaminopimelate decarboxylase has product MISKELKSSNGHLILGGVDSVELAHKYGTPLVVYDVSEIRKQINDFRAAFDNSGFKYEISYASKAFATVAMYQVLKQEHLHTDVVSGGELFTALKAGFPANKISFHGNNKSLEELEMAVDKKIGVIIIDNFREIELLEKVLQEKDVSINVMLRLTPGISAHTHKYDQTGQVDSKFGFDVESGQADKALELVLKNKNMNLIGIHAHIGSQIFGIEGFTLLAHKMVEIASKWHKNYNFTPEILNFGGGFGISYTEDDEPIEPSVFIEKITEIVKSDSKKAGLSLPEVWIEPGRSIVGPAGYNLYTVGSRKDIPNLKSYINVDGGMGDNIRPALYQAKYEAVVSNKMDAKKTQEVHVSGKYCESGDILIDSIELPDVQPGDILAMLDTGAYGYSMASNYNRNPRPAVVFVENGQDKLVVKRESYEDLTRLDLNYL; this is encoded by the coding sequence ATGATTAGTAAGGAATTAAAGAGTTCTAATGGACATTTGATTTTAGGTGGTGTTGATAGCGTTGAATTAGCACATAAATATGGAACTCCACTGGTAGTGTATGATGTTTCAGAAATTCGTAAACAAATCAATGATTTTAGAGCAGCTTTTGATAATAGCGGTTTTAAATATGAGATTAGTTATGCTAGCAAAGCTTTTGCTACTGTTGCTATGTATCAAGTCTTGAAACAGGAACATCTTCATACAGATGTCGTTTCCGGTGGAGAGTTGTTTACCGCATTAAAGGCTGGATTTCCGGCAAACAAAATAAGCTTTCATGGTAATAATAAATCTTTAGAAGAACTTGAGATGGCGGTTGATAAAAAAATTGGAGTTATCATCATCGATAACTTCAGAGAAATTGAATTATTAGAAAAAGTTCTACAAGAAAAAGATGTATCTATCAATGTAATGTTGAGATTGACTCCTGGTATTTCAGCTCATACTCATAAGTATGATCAAACCGGTCAAGTTGATAGTAAGTTTGGATTTGATGTTGAATCTGGACAGGCTGATAAGGCATTAGAGTTAGTACTTAAAAATAAAAATATGAATTTGATTGGTATTCATGCTCATATTGGTTCTCAAATTTTTGGAATTGAGGGCTTCACCTTGTTAGCACATAAGATGGTAGAGATAGCTTCAAAGTGGCATAAAAATTATAACTTTACACCTGAAATTTTGAACTTTGGTGGTGGTTTTGGAATAAGTTATACAGAAGATGATGAACCGATTGAGCCTAGTGTATTTATTGAAAAAATAACAGAGATAGTTAAATCAGATTCCAAAAAGGCTGGACTATCATTGCCAGAGGTCTGGATCGAACCTGGTCGTTCAATTGTAGGACCGGCTGGATACAATCTTTACACTGTTGGTTCTCGTAAGGATATTCCTAATCTTAAGTCGTATATTAACGTTGATGGTGGTATGGGTGATAATATTCGCCCAGCGCTATATCAGGCAAAGTATGAGGCTGTAGTTTCTAATAAGATGGACGCTAAAAAAACACAAGAGGTACACGTTTCGGGTAAGTATTGTGAATCAGGAGATATCTTAATTGATTCAATCGAACTTCCTGATGTCCAACCAGGAGATATCTTAGCAATGCTAGATACTGGTGCATATGGGTATTCAATGGCATCAAATTATAATCGTAATCCTAGACCAGCAGTTGTTTTTGTAGAAAATGGACAAGATAAGTTAGTTGTAAAACGTGAATCATATGAAGATTTGACTAGATTAGATTTGAATTATTTATAA
- the dapA gene encoding 4-hydroxy-tetrahydrodipicolinate synthase produces the protein MLENIDLMTAIITPFTDDGKDIDFDALKKLTNHLLDTGTKGFVIGGTTGETPTLTESEKLSLYQRFVKIVDGRVPIVAGVGSNSTKATMDFINKVALIKGIDMVLVVVPYYNKPNQRGMIAHFKTVADNSPLPVMIYNIPGRTGVLMEKETVVELSKYNNIDGVKQCNTMEDLEYIVEHTNKDFAVFSGEDAQALFAKVIGANGVVSVASHIYGELISDMYTKLENGNYKDAGAIQRKLTPKMAALFMYPSPSPTKAALNETGFHVGGCRLPILPLNDDEKAILFKQLNIQEAIK, from the coding sequence ATGTTAGAAAATATAGATTTAATGACAGCAATTATCACTCCATTTACAGATGATGGTAAGGATATTGATTTTGATGCATTGAAGAAATTGACGAATCATCTATTGGATACTGGTACAAAGGGGTTTGTCATCGGTGGGACTACTGGTGAAACACCAACTTTGACTGAAAGTGAGAAATTATCGCTATATCAACGATTTGTAAAAATTGTTGATGGTCGTGTTCCTATAGTTGCAGGTGTTGGTAGTAATAGTACAAAGGCAACGATGGATTTTATAAACAAGGTAGCATTGATAAAAGGAATTGATATGGTGTTAGTAGTCGTTCCTTATTACAACAAACCCAACCAAAGAGGGATGATTGCCCATTTCAAGACTGTAGCTGATAATTCTCCATTGCCAGTAATGATCTATAACATTCCAGGTAGAACTGGTGTATTGATGGAAAAAGAAACTGTCGTTGAATTATCTAAATATAATAATATTGATGGTGTAAAGCAATGTAACACTATGGAAGACTTAGAATATATTGTTGAACATACGAACAAGGACTTTGCTGTATTTAGTGGTGAAGATGCTCAAGCTTTATTTGCAAAAGTTATCGGTGCTAATGGTGTTGTTTCAGTTGCCTCACATATTTATGGTGAATTAATTTCTGATATGTATACAAAACTTGAGAATGGAAATTATAAAGATGCTGGTGCTATTCAAAGAAAATTGACACCAAAAATGGCAGCGTTATTCATGTATCCATCTCCATCGCCAACAAAGGCTGCATTGAATGAAACAGGTTTTCATGTTGGTGGTTGTAGATTACCGATTTTGCCATTAAATGATGATGAAAAAGCTATTTTATTTAAGCAATTGAACATTCAGGAGGCCATCAAGTGA
- the dapB gene encoding 4-hydroxy-tetrahydrodipicolinate reductase: MIKIIVSGFSGSMGQKAVHMINSTDGYQLVGVYNPVEKNLDPNSYDYLDSSVKIYNDMSQIDIDADIWVDFSIPSAVFDNTKFAIEHGYRPVIGTSGLSEDKVEELKKLADDNKISGIIASNFGISAVLMMKFAQVAAKYFDQTEIVETHHQDKLDAPSGTAMNTARLIHEVQQKDQVENSNESDPLGTRGGDYHGIKIHAIRLPGFIADEEVIFGSTGENLVIKQSTTDRESFMKGVKLAIDEVMKRDELVIGLEKII, encoded by the coding sequence GTGATTAAAATAATTGTTTCGGGTTTTAGTGGATCTATGGGGCAAAAAGCCGTTCATATGATCAATTCAACTGATGGATATCAATTAGTTGGAGTATATAATCCTGTTGAAAAAAATTTGGATCCTAATTCATATGATTATTTGGATTCATCTGTGAAAATATATAACGATATGTCACAAATCGATATTGACGCAGATATCTGGGTTGATTTTAGTATCCCGAGTGCGGTTTTTGATAATACTAAATTTGCTATTGAACATGGTTATCGTCCAGTTATTGGAACTAGTGGGTTAAGTGAAGATAAAGTAGAAGAATTGAAGAAATTGGCTGATGATAATAAGATAAGTGGAATTATTGCTTCTAATTTTGGAATCTCTGCTGTATTGATGATGAAATTTGCTCAAGTTGCAGCCAAGTATTTTGATCAAACTGAAATAGTTGAGACTCATCATCAAGATAAGCTTGATGCACCGTCAGGAACAGCTATGAACACAGCACGTTTGATACATGAGGTTCAACAAAAAGATCAAGTAGAAAATAGTAATGAATCGGATCCATTAGGAACTCGTGGTGGCGATTATCATGGTATTAAAATTCATGCGATTCGTTTACCAGGTTTTATTGCTGATGAAGAAGTTATTTTTGGAAGTACTGGTGAGAACCTTGTCATCAAACAAAGTACTACTGATCGTGAATCGTTCATGAAGGGCGTTAAACTCGCAATTGATGAAGTTATGAAACGTGATGAGTTAGTTATAGGGTTAGAAAAAATTATTTAA
- a CDS encoding aspartate-semialdehyde dehydrogenase, whose product MSEGYEVAILGATGAVGTRLIQQLEQSTIPVSKIRLLASSRSAGKKLQFKGKDIVVEEAKPESFDGVDIVLASAGGAVSKRLLPEAVKRGAVCVDNTSAFRMEPDVPLVVPEVNEKALYNHHGIIANPNCSTIQMMVALEPIRKAFGLKQIIVSTYQAASGAGQSALNDFYSEAQDYLDGKKMSSDIFPTKGDKEHYPLAFNLLPQIDVLEDNLYSHEEWKMIHETKKIMLGDMNDPKIKVTATCVRVPVPISHGESIYIEVEDKDGASVEAIQNLIKEAPGAVLQDDPKHQVYPQPINATGKRDTFVGRIRPDLENKGAFNMWVVSDNLLKGAAWNTVQIAERLVADNLVEVK is encoded by the coding sequence ATGAGTGAAGGTTATGAAGTAGCTATTTTAGGTGCAACAGGTGCAGTGGGAACTCGTCTGATTCAACAATTGGAACAATCAACGATTCCTGTATCAAAAATTAGATTATTGGCGTCAAGTCGTTCTGCAGGTAAAAAACTTCAATTCAAAGGTAAAGATATTGTCGTTGAAGAAGCTAAACCAGAGTCATTTGATGGAGTAGACATTGTCTTAGCATCAGCTGGTGGAGCTGTTTCTAAGAGATTATTACCTGAAGCAGTTAAACGAGGTGCAGTATGCGTGGATAATACTAGTGCATTTAGAATGGAACCTGATGTTCCATTAGTTGTACCAGAAGTTAATGAAAAGGCTCTTTATAATCATCATGGAATAATCGCTAATCCCAACTGTTCTACAATTCAAATGATGGTAGCTCTTGAACCAATTAGAAAGGCGTTTGGTCTTAAACAAATAATCGTTTCAACTTATCAAGCGGCTTCAGGAGCTGGTCAAAGTGCACTAAATGACTTTTATAGTGAAGCTCAAGACTACTTAGATGGTAAGAAAATGTCATCTGATATATTCCCAACTAAAGGTGATAAGGAACATTATCCATTGGCCTTTAATCTGTTACCACAAATTGATGTATTAGAAGATAATCTATATTCACATGAAGAATGGAAAATGATTCATGAAACTAAGAAGATCATGCTTGGTGATATGAATGATCCTAAGATTAAGGTTACCGCTACTTGTGTTCGTGTCCCTGTGCCTATTAGTCACGGTGAGTCTATCTATATTGAGGTCGAAGATAAAGATGGTGCTAGTGTTGAAGCAATCCAGAATCTGATCAAAGAAGCACCAGGTGCAGTCCTTCAGGATGATCCTAAACACCAAGTCTATCCACAACCAATCAATGCAACTGGTAAGCGTGATACATTTGTCGGAAGAATCCGTCCAGATTTAGAGAATAAGGGTGCCTTCAACATGTGGGTAGTTTCAGATAATCTATTAAAGGGTGCTGCATGGAATACAGTGCAGATTGCAGAGAGATTAGTTGCTGATAATCTCGTTGAAGTTAAGTGA
- the dapD gene encoding 2,3,4,5-tetrahydropyridine-2,6-dicarboxylate N-acetyltransferase, producing MSKMDAEQIINYIGNSKKVTPVKVYIKGNVSNLDIPSSVKSFLNDSTGILIGDYSEIEPLLKNITDYYIETIAKNSAVPMLDIKNINARIEPGAIIRDQVEIGDNSVIMMGAVINIGASIGKGSMIDMGAVLGGRAIVGENSHIGANSVLAGVIEPASANPVKIGNNVTVGANAVVLEGIQVGDNAVVGAGAVVTKDVAPNEVVVGVPAKVIKIKDQKTTDKTHIESTLRKL from the coding sequence ATGAGTAAGATGGATGCTGAACAAATCATTAATTATATAGGTAATTCTAAGAAGGTCACTCCGGTAAAGGTCTATATAAAAGGGAACGTTTCAAATCTTGATATTCCCTCAAGTGTCAAATCATTTTTGAATGATTCAACTGGAATCCTGATTGGCGATTATTCAGAGATTGAACCACTACTTAAAAATATTACTGATTATTATATTGAAACTATTGCTAAGAATTCTGCTGTTCCTATGCTTGATATCAAAAATATTAATGCACGTATTGAACCGGGAGCAATTATTCGTGATCAAGTTGAGATTGGTGATAATTCAGTAATTATGATGGGTGCAGTAATCAACATCGGTGCAAGTATTGGTAAGGGAAGCATGATCGATATGGGAGCTGTTCTTGGTGGTCGTGCCATTGTAGGTGAGAATTCTCACATTGGTGCCAATTCGGTCTTAGCTGGCGTTATTGAACCTGCTTCGGCCAATCCTGTTAAAATCGGTAATAATGTAACTGTGGGCGCAAATGCAGTAGTACTGGAAGGAATTCAAGTTGGTGATAATGCTGTTGTTGGTGCTGGAGCTGTAGTTACTAAAGACGTTGCACCAAATGAGGTAGTTGTCGGTGTTCCCGCTAAGGTCATTAAGATCAAAGATCAAAAGACTACAGATAAAACTCATATTGAAAGTACTTTAAGGAAGTTATAA